The Equus asinus isolate D_3611 breed Donkey chromosome 1, EquAss-T2T_v2, whole genome shotgun sequence genome segment GGAGGCTGTTTTGTGAGAGCAACTGGGCAAATAACCTGGAGCCCAGGGCAGTGTTTCCAAGCTCATTCCACAGCCTCGGGCAGCAGGAGCTCTGTTTCCAAGGTAGAGGGAAGAATCAAGGCTTTGGGGACAAAGGAGGGACTCTGGGCTTTACAGAAGACAAAGAGAGGACTAAAAAGATAGCATTGGGGGAAAAATCAGACTCCGTCAGCAATTTCCAGATTGTTTTTTATCAGGAAAGAtagcaaggagaagagaaagaagggtcAATTGGGCTTCTTGCCACAGAGTCTTGCAAACGGGAAAGACAAAGATAGAATGAAATTGTGTTTGCCTGAAAGCCTTTCGTGATTGATACATGCTGAATAATTGAAGACCCTCAGGCTGAGGCGATGGCTTGCTTCAAGATTTTCTACTGTTCTCTGCTGTTCCACCCTACGGTTGGAATCTAGTTAGTGCCAAGGGCAATGATTATCTCTCTCACTTCGTGTCTTCTGCAGTCTGTCTCATTTAACCCTGCACAAGCGTGAGATTTCAAGTCGATTCACTGAAAAAGGTGACGGGACATCTTTCCGCATAGAGCTGGGTTTTAGCCTGCTGCTGCCTTGGACAGCAGCCCTGCCCCAAGGCTTCCTTTCCCAGAGCAGGGACAAGGACAGCAGCACCTTGCAGGTGGTGTGAGGTCCCCAAGACCCTGTGCTAGGCTCTACCTCAGAGGTAGATTAAATGTTGGAGGAGCAAATGATGCCCCCGCCTCTGTCTACACCGAGATGGGGGTGGGCAGAGAGCACTTGGCTCCTGTCACATCTGCTATAGGAGGCAAATCTGGGGAAGAAGTTTTGTATGTTAAAAAAGGGAACCCATTAACacgttgtttatttttattttcattaatttgctTGAGATGGAGAAATAAGGAAGGACAGAGGAGTGATTCCAGAAGGGAAGCTTGAATTTGTTAAATTGTAAGCAGACTAGGAGTCAAATAGTTCCGAATAGGtagttaagagaataaaaaatttatcaaGGGTTTTCCAAAGCTGAAGTTCCAACATATTTGTTCAATTGGCAAAACGATCACAAATTTTTATTCAAGAAATCGAATTCTGCATATTTAttttgcagaaaataaaagaaatgtttataGAAAAAGCTGTTGAACTTTAAGCAATGAAATGTTAACCTTGGTCACCTGAGCTAGAGAGCTCAAAAGCAGATTAACTTTTTCCTTATATACTTTTCTATTACTTGCtatgtgttatttttctttatttttgaatataatTAGCATATAACATAGTATTCATTTTAGATGCACCACATGAACATTTGATACATGTATTGCAAAACTGTGTtacttttgcaaattaaaaaattgtgCTTAAAAAGGACAAACATAATGATGATAACATGCTCTTTAGGTTGCagaagaggacagagaggagagtgAGGAAGAGCTGATCTTTACTGAAAGTAACAGTGAGGTTTCTGAGGAAGTGTACACTGCAGAGGAGGAagaccaggaggaggaggaagaggaagaggaggaagacgaCAGCGAGGAAGAGGAAAGAACGACTGAAAACAAGAAAGGTATCAATGGAACTGTAAATTATGATAGTGTCAATTCTGACAACTCTAGGccaaagacatttaaaagtcaaATAGAAAACATAACTTTGAGCAGTGACCACAGCAGAAGAAACACAGAGTCGCCGGCTGCCATTCACCCTTGCGGAAACCCTACGGTGATCGAGGAtgctttggaaaaaattaaaaacaacgaCCCTGACACCACAGAAGTCAATTTGAACAATATCGAGAACATCACCTCACAGACCCTTACCCGCTTCGCTGAGGCCCTCAAGGGCAACGCGGTGGTGAAGACCTTCAGTCTGGCCAACACACACGCCGATGACAGCGCGGCCATGGCCATTGCCGAAATGCTCAAGGTCAACAAGCACATCACCAGCGTCAACATCGAGTCCAACTTCATCACGGGCAAGGGGATCCTGGCCATCATGAGAGCTCTGCAGCACAACACCGTGCTCACGGAGCTGCGCTTCCACAACCAGAGGCATATCATGGGCAGCCAGGTGGAGATGGAGATCGTCAAGCTGCTGAGGGAAAACACCACACTGCTGAGGCTGGGCTACCATTTTGAGCTTCCAGGACCAAGAATGAGCATGACGAGCCTCTTGACGAGAAATATGGATAAACAGAGGCAGAAGCGGATGCAGGAGCAAAAACAGCAAGAGGGATGTGATGGAGGATCCAACCTTAGGACCAAAGTCTGGCAAAGAGGAACGCCTGGCTCTTCACCTTATGCATCTCCCAGGCACTCTCCTTGGTCATCTCCCAAACTTCCCAAGAAAGCCCAAACTGTGAGGAGCCGTCCTCAGTCTCCTGTAGTCCcacctgctcccccaccccctcctcctcctcccccgccgcctcctcctccccaaaggctgccacctcctcctccacctccacctcctccactcccAGAGAAAAAGCTTATCACCAGAAACATTGCAGAAGTCATCAAACAACAGGAGAGTGCCCAGCGGGCATTACAAAatggacagaaaaagaaaaaaggcaaaaagggtAAGAAACAGCCCAACAATAtcctaaaggaaataaaaaattccctGAGGTCagtgcaagaaaagaaaacggAAGACAGTTCCCGACCTTCGACCCCACAGAGATCAGCTCATGAGAATCTCATGGAAGCCATTCGGGGAAGCAGCATAAAACAGCTAAGGCGGGTAAGTAACCCAAGAGCAGACAGCCAGGCGCAGATTTAGTAAACGGGTCGGCCTTCATTGCAAAGCAGTATCAAGGTTGACTcccaaaatacatataaatattttaaatattttagtatgcAAGACAAGCATACTGAGTTTGGGACCTCAGGAGCATGTCACCAGAGAGCACATTTCCATTCGAGAGGTGTGCCTGGGCCACCTTCTCAGCCTCTCTGTCTTTATAGGGCCAAGTTCACTTTAAGACACTCCAACATATAAAAACCCTAATTTCCTTAATAGGAAAGGCAGGGAGTATAATCTACATTCCAAAAAAGATTCATCACTTGTCAAAAATTTTACCACCGAGTTGCAAGTGATTTAAAAcctaatttataataaaaaacttGAATACCAAGCAGCATTAATCTATATGAGTTCTTCTCAGAGAATACTGCTAGACACATACCCTACAGATACATTTGACTTTatcatttgtgttgtttttattgaaagaaaatgccCTATTTTTGTAGGTGGAAGTTCCAGAAGCCCTGCGATAAAAACATGACCTTTAGAAGAGGATGCAGAATTATTCAGTGGTATCAAATAAAATGCCTTGTGAGATGTGTCTAAGTACCTTCTTCAATTTGAAATGTTCTCTGACTATAAAAATAGCCTCACCTATTAATtccaaagagaattttaagaaacAATCAGCATGTTTCTTctgtaaatatgaaaataaacttcttttttatGTCATGAGATTTGTATTGGCAAGAAGCAGTTTATTTAAAGATGCTCTTATATCCCTGGATGTGTTGGTAACTCTGAGCTGTAACGAGTTAATGAAATGGGCTGTTATTTTTGTAATCCCAATAAATTTGGATtgaagttttttgtgttttttttaaaacaaactaatATTTTTTTGTGAGTTGATATTCACATCTGTTAGGTGTGTTTGTAACATGgctattaaaaatattacattctTACACCAAAAGGGCTTGAGTCCTTAACATttgcctttctttgttttctcatatcCGAGAAAATCTGATTGGAACTCTTTTGAAAGGTCTGGAATCAAGAACTTTCTTAAAAGTCTTTTTGGTAGATAAAACCCATGAAAAGACCCCAAAGTGGCCATTATAATCTTGAATGCATGGATGTTAGACCCAGGATGTCAGCTGACACTCCCACATTCCCATAAGGCCGAAAGGTACCCAGAAGTAATTCaatcttttataattaaaatcaagtatttctggaagaataaacattgaAAGTTAGAAAATATCTTGGTTGAGAGGAGATAAGCGCTAGAGGAATGCCTGGAAGACAGGCCCCCTGAGTTCAGAGCTATCTTGTGGCTGAGGCTAACGGTTCACCATTCAAGTCTCCTTTTGAACTCTCTGCGGATGAGCCTTAGTTCAGTGAGTCTCAGCCTTCTTGTGCCCTACACAATCCTAGTGATGTCAAAATGCACCACACCCCCTCAGAGACAAGTGCACTTGTGTTTGCAATCCCCACCAATCATTCGAACCAGCCCCTCTCACTCAAGAAAGATCTAAATTCAGATAAGAGAAAGACACATCAGAGATTACTTCATTCCACTCCAGTGCTCCACTCCAatttatgaaaactaaaaatctCTTCTAAAGTCCTTTGTATTAACTATGATTAGCAGCGTTTCCTTTGTGCCCTACAGGGTATAACAGTCGTCTTGGTAAGCTCTCTGGGCCACCCATTCAATAATTGTTTGCTTCACATACAAAGCTTTGGATTATCTCCTATCAAGAGGATTGTGTTTCACTAGAAAATTTCTCCAGTCGTTCTTGGGTCTGTTTCTTTTAGTCTGCCATTCTCTTCCTCAATAAGAATAACTGATTTAATCTCTGAAGTGGAGTTCCAGAGGCCCAGGAGCTAAGTCAGTGCCCTAACTCCATGTGGGGAATGACTGGCATTTTCTGAACTATCTAGGTTGCCTCATGTACTTTTCacaacacatgaaaaggtgctattcccattttatatgtgaggaaactcaggcccagagaggggatgtCTGCATGTGACCTGGGTACCTCTGACTGTAGAGCCCACGCTCCTTCTGCGTCATGGCCCCTCGCTGCTTCCCTCCAGACTCAAACCTCCCAAAGGCTCCCTGTTCTTAGAACAACAGTGGGTATTTCAGTTTCCTTTGAGAGTAACTTCACTATTTTCACCCCTGAGTGTTTACAATCATGCTCATTATTGTTGTCcgaagaaataaaagctaaaatgtAGGTTTCTAaaaggcgtgtgtgtgtgtgagagagagagaaagagagagagtgtgaatTTAGAACAGAAGCTCAGGCAGACCTTTCTTTCCCCTGGCCCTCGTGGAGTGTGAGGACAGGGCTTTTCCATATGGCAGCAGCTTCCAGCTCCATCAAGATGAGACAGAGGGGTAAATGGTTGCTGATAAACTGGGTCATTGATAAAACCATGCACGCGTCCCAGAAGGGGGTGTGCGGCAGCCCTCCCCAGTGAGGAGGGAAAGctgccggggggcggggggggggggggtggtgggggggggtgggggcaggagactAGCCGGAAGTGAGCGAGTGGGAGCCAAATATTCTCtcctttgcattttaaaaggatgGCTTGATGGAAATTTTGGGGCCTCAGGAGAGAGCAGCATGCAGTTACTAGGTTCTTCACAAGTTGTAAATAAAGATATGGACTCTCACAttcaatatataaaagaaaatataaaacccCTAAAAAGGAGGGTATGACATGGTCAGATACTAAGTAGGTACATTTGtcattcaggaaaaatatttctagaacATTATTTCAGAATACAGTGCTATAAACATACAAGGTATTGGGACTCTCTTTATTCAGCCCAGGACAGGTGCTCTTAGTTCACCCTCCCCGCAAACTCACAGAGCTGGGATGAAAACAAAATCGTTCATCGTCTACAAGGAGCTTTCAGCTCACTGGGAGACAGGCCATGCGAGCCCAGATGAAGTGTTTAGGCTATGATTTATATCTGCATGTTAATCCCTTAAGCCTGACTTGAAATGGGGCCAGGATGCTGTCTCGCTCTGCTTCAGGAACCCTGTTGCCCCAGGTATTTAATAACTCGGTGTCAGCAGGATCTTGATTTAATACCTGCGCTGACGTCGTTGCTACAAGTGAGTGAAAGGAAGCAGTAGTAACAGGCTGCAGTGCCTATATTGGGAGGCACCGAAGGTTGGGGTAAATCACCGTGCTCTTGAAAAGACCTCTTAGCTACTTCCTTTCAGGACAAATTGAACACcgtcttttctttgtttctctgaggCTTGGAAGGTGGAGTTTTATTTCCATCAATCATCAAATAGCATGATATAAAAGACTAAGACCTAAGAATTACAAAACTCAGGCATATGGTAGCAACATTGATGCACTTAGCAACTTCCGCAAATATTTTCCAAGTGCCTACCATGTTCCAGATCTTCCTCTGGATACTGAGGATTCacacagaacaaaggagataCAACCCTTGTCCTCACGTAACTTACAGTCTAGCGGAGGGAGCTCACACCATTCGTTCACGCATCATGAATTGATTTATCACGTGCTTCCTGTGTATGAGGCACTCTGCTTGGGGCTGGGGAGACCAAGTTGAATTAGAAAGTGTCCTCCTCCTCAAAGTAGTGAGAATCCTATGAAACTATTCCTTCCAGAACAGCAGTAAGAACTGAGTAGAGGCAGATGTAGGGTCCTACGTGGGCACTGAGGAAGGCTAAGCATCTAAAGCTAGTGTcatagcaaactttttctgtaaagagctagagagtaaatattttagactttgtgggccatttggtctctgtcacaacgattcaactctgccactgtagggcgaaaacagccatagacaacacACAAACAAATGAGTGTGTCCTAATACaactttatttatagacactaaaatttaaatttcatacaATATTCATgtgctgttaatttttttcctttaatttttttcagctgtttaaaaatgtaaaaactcatCTTAGTTTGCAGGTGTTGGATAGATCTGACTTGTGAGCCACAGTTTGTTGTAGACCCTTGACTAGAAGCAGCAGAGAAGAGTCAAGAAAAGCTTCTCAGGGAAGGTGACACTTGATTTGGACTTTTAAAGAATAGAGTCTTTTAAAGAAAGACACCAGCTCAAAAAAGAGTtgaggggccggctgggtggtgcggtggttgggttcatgtgctctgcttcagcagctgggagTTGgaggattcagatcctgggcatggacctacacaccgctcatcaggtcacgctgtgctggcattccacatacaaaattgaggaacaccggcatagatgttagctcagggaccatcttccttaagcaaaaagaagaagattggcaagagatcttagctcaggacgaatcttcctcatcaaaaaaaaaaaaaaaaaaaaagagttgaatgAGGGGGGTGGGGAATGAGGAAGGACATTTAAGATTGAGGAAACGGTAtcacagaaaatagaagaaaatcatAGGGTTGAGTGTAATTCTGTAAAAACAAGGATTTGGTAAAGAGTTAATATTGCAGTCTTTTTTTCTAGAATTGATAATTTTGGTGGATTAAGGATAGGACTATTATATAGTCTCTGTATGAacatttctttttacaaaaatagtacatgatcattaagaaaaatcagaataaacAGATAAGGAAAAGAACATAAAGAATTCCCATTATCCCACCTACACAGAAAGACTGCTGATAACCCTTTAGTGTATATCGTTTTAGAACATTCTTAATGCATATTTAAACACATATAACTGTTTTCTACAAAAAGGGGAAGATAGCATACATACCATTATATAACCcaccatattttatttcaaaaattcaatGTCAAAATTTATTGGCTAAGTTATTTTGATTAGCCCTCTGATCTTCGATATTTAGTTTCTTCCAATTCATTCCTTTGATTTATTCTAACTTTTAACTGTTCTGAAAGCCCTTGGAAGAAATGATTGGCTGAATGATTGACAGCTAAAAGGCCATCTGCCAATAGCCAAGAGCTGTGAGGCATCATTGTGGTACATCAAAACTGGAAATTAGGTTATAACCAAATTGTCATGTTTACCAACTTTCTCTCAGCCAAATTGTATGCTTATCCAAACCACAAAGCATGCATTAGTAAGATGTATTTCAAAAAGTCCATACAATTTTCTACTTCTAAATAAAAAGGTTGGGATGGATTGAGAGTCGTAGGTGGCCATCCTGAACAACTTAACGGAAGCTAAGGAATGTGGACTTAATTATGAAAGTCATAGGAAGCATTAAAGGATTTCAAGAGGAGGAGGGACATGATGTTCATGCAGGTTTTGAAAACATGACTTGTGTAACTGAGAGGAGGATGGACTCAGTCAGGCCCAGGCTGGtagcaggaagaccagttagaaGACCATTGTAACAATCTAAGA includes the following:
- the LMOD2 gene encoding leiomodin-2, which codes for MSTFGYRRGLSKYESIDEDELLASLSAEELKELERELEDIEPDRNLPVGLRQKSLTEKTPTGTFSREALMAYWEKESQKLLEKERLGECGKVAEEDREESEEELIFTESNSEVSEEVYTAEEEDQEEEEEEEEEDDSEEEERTTENKKGINGTVNYDSVNSDNSRPKTFKSQIENITLSSDHSRRNTESPAAIHPCGNPTVIEDALEKIKNNDPDTTEVNLNNIENITSQTLTRFAEALKGNAVVKTFSLANTHADDSAAMAIAEMLKVNKHITSVNIESNFITGKGILAIMRALQHNTVLTELRFHNQRHIMGSQVEMEIVKLLRENTTLLRLGYHFELPGPRMSMTSLLTRNMDKQRQKRMQEQKQQEGCDGGSNLRTKVWQRGTPGSSPYASPRHSPWSSPKLPKKAQTVRSRPQSPVVPPAPPPPPPPPPPPPPPQRLPPPPPPPPPPLPEKKLITRNIAEVIKQQESAQRALQNGQKKKKGKKGKKQPNNILKEIKNSLRSVQEKKTEDSSRPSTPQRSAHENLMEAIRGSSIKQLRRVEVPEALR